One Ctenopharyngodon idella isolate HZGC_01 chromosome 9, HZGC01, whole genome shotgun sequence DNA window includes the following coding sequences:
- the LOC127519028 gene encoding interferon alpha/beta receptor 1a: MNALRCFSLLLSVSVALGDLSRPQNLSLQTLNTQYVLHWDWADDQQTAMKGTLTFTAQYLSHKQKWRTVCADVSERRCDFTDAGLHYKGMYYLRVRANTAQWFSSWTNISFCPEEDADLGPPSSVKLTSVKGDLEIVIADPLSSTNESMKTLAPDMHYLIQYWKQLEGYKKAEVLKTKNNVVTLSELDGSTWYCVRVQSCCDFYNKTSVFSDTHCTRTEGPTPYWQIFLYFLLSLVLCFLLVLLVWFCFYKVLKSLKSIFYPNVQLPAHIQELWVSDSEKPQLLPPESPSSVCEHLDMISAEMDAVMDAQSLNSEDQDTSAPSRHGSGDSGFNSTEEDFSRHGAITDVQTDDVCRTNRKHAEELHDGTLELCATTEANR; this comes from the exons ATGAACGCGCTGCGCTGCTTCTCCCTGCTGCTGTCAGTGTCAGTGG ctCTTGGAGATTTGAGCCGTCCTCAGAATCTCTCTCTTCAGACTCTCAACACACAGTATGTTCTGCATTGGGACTGGGCTGATGATCAGCAGACGGCCATGAAGGGGACGCTTACCTTCACTGCACAGTATCTCTC GCATAAGCAGAAATGGAGGACAGTGTGTGCTGATGTTTCAGAGCGTCGCTGTGATTTCACTGATGCTGGACTGCATTACAAGGGCATGTATTATCTGCGTGTGCGGGCCAACACAGCACAGTGGTTCTCCAGCTGGACCAACATCAGCTTCTGCCCTGAAGAAGATG CTGATTTAGGTCCTCCGTCCAGTGTGAAGCTGACCTCTGTTAAAGGAGATCTAGAGATCGTCATCGCTGACCCTCTGAGCAGCACCAACGAGTCCATGAAAACGCTGGCTCCCGACATGCATTACCTCATCCAGTACTGGAAGCAGCTTGAAGGCTATAAG AAGGCTGAAGTCTTAAAGACGAAGAATAATGTGGTGACGCTGTCTGAGCTGGACGGATCAACATGGTACTGCGTCAGAGTTCAGAGCTGCTGTGACTTCTACAACAAGACAAGCGTCTTCAGCGATACACACTGCACACGCACTGAAG GACCGACTCCGTACTGGCAGATATTTCTGTACTTCCTGTTGTCGCTGGTGCTGTGTTTCCTGCTGGTGCTGCTGGTGTGGTTTTGCTTTTACAAGGTGTTGAAGTCCTTAAAGAGCATCTTCTACCCAAACGTTCAACTCCCGGCTCACATTCAGGAG CTGTGGGTGTCTGACTCGGAGAAGCCGCAGCTGCTCCCTCCTGAATCTCCCAGTTCTGTCTGTGAACACCTGGACATGATCAGCGCTGAGATGGACGCAGTCATGGACGCCCAGAGCCTAAACTCTGAGGATCAGGACACGAGCGCACCCAGCCGACACGGCAGCGGAGACTCCGGCTTTAACTCCACAGAGGAGGACTTCAGTCGACACGGCGCGATCACTGACGTACAGACCGACGACGTGTGCAGGACGAACAGAAAGCACGCTGAAGAGCTGCATGATGGGACGCTGGAGCTCTGCGCTACGACAGAGGCAAACAGATGA